From one Culex quinquefasciatus strain JHB chromosome 3, VPISU_Cqui_1.0_pri_paternal, whole genome shotgun sequence genomic stretch:
- the LOC119769631 gene encoding uncharacterized protein LOC119769631 isoform X1: protein MSDSKMPFNIEPFIPGTVPFSQFLEQLEWVFAHHKVTEDKDKMTSFMAACNREVYKEIKRLFPSKDLKQLTFKEITDALLKRYDKQVAGFIQRFQFYNRKQGLYESAEDFILDVKQHAELCDFGAFKDVAIRDRLICGMADSVLQENMFDEDDLSLARVEKLIMNREANNARKKLISGESRRASVLNRLGRRDGAAPDNRNRSRSRGRDLRGRSRSRSGSFDRRKREASKKKFFCTFCRRNGHSRSYCYDLPKNKKHVKFVDEQPAAKQQSASQQKQSRDKFNRSFTDDECDMQCLSIASVNKVNEPCFRKVVVAGLLLSMEVDCGAAVSVVCWSTYKQMFNHIPLEKCNKKLAVINGSSLKVEGQFSVLVELNGKRQTVSLIVLRSFNEFVPLLGRDWLDVFFPGWRNTFGDTCQVNQLATAADQVLADVENIPRWSYVSRSSQSAERSAEGGQSAEVRVHDTKRAPRI, encoded by the exons aTGTCAGACTCCAAGATGCCTTTCAACATCGAGCCTTTCATCCCGGGCACGGTTCCATTCTCGCAGTTCCTGGAACAATTGGAATGGGTGTTTGCGCATCACAAAGTGACAGAAGACAAGGACAAGATGACGTCGTTCATGGCAGCATGCAATCGTGAGGTTTACAAGGAAATAAAACGTTTGTTTCCAAGTAAGGACCTCAAACAGCTTACGTTCAAAGAAATCACCGACGCCTTGTTGAAGCGCTACGATAAGCAGGTTGCCGGTTTTATCCAGCGGTTCCAATTTTACAACCGCAAGCAAGGGCTGTACGAATCGGCGGAAGATTTTATTCTGGATGTCAAACAGCACGCGGAGCTGTGCGATTTTGGTGCTTTTAAGGACGTTGCGATCCGCGACAGGCTGATCTGTGGGATGGCTGACTCCGTGTTGCAGGAGAACATGTTTGACGAGGACGATTTGTCTCTTGCCCGAGTCGAGAAGTTAATTATGAACCGTGAAGCCAACAACGCGAGGAAGAAGCTGATTTCTGGTGAATCGAGGCGCGCAAGTGTGTTGAATCGACTGGGTCGACGTGATGGTGCCGCCCCGGATAACAGGAATCGATCTCGCAGCAGAGGACGCGATCTGCGGGgacggagtcggagtcgttctGGTTCGTTTGACCGCAGAAAGCGTGAAGCatctaagaaaaagtttttctgTACGTTTTGCCGTCGTAATGGCCACTCCAGATCTTACTGCTACGATTTGCCCAAGAACAAGAAGCATGTGAAGTTTGTTGATGAGCAGCCAGCAGCGAAGCAGCAGTCGGCTAGTCAACAAAAACAATCGCGCGACAAGTTTAACCGGTCGTTTACTGATGATGAGTGCGACATGCAGTGTTTAAGCATCGCATCGGTAAACAAAGTCAACGAGCCGTGTTTTAGAAAGGTTGTTGTTGCAGGATTGTTGTTGTCGATGGAGGTTGACTGTGGTGCGGCTGTCTCGGTGGTTTGCTGGTCTACTTACAAGCAGATGTTTAACCACATTCCGTTAGAGAAGTGTAATAAGAAGCTCGCGGTTATCAACGGCAGTAGTTTGAAGGTCGAGGGGCAGTTTTCTGTCCTGGTGGAATTAAACGGCAAACGACAGACAGTTTCTCTGATTGTTTTGAGAAGTTTCAACGAGTTTGTACCTCTGTTAGGTCGTGATTGGTTGGACGTTTTCTTCCCTGGATGGCGCAACACGTTTGGAGATACCTGCCAGGTGAATCAACTAGCGACTGCGGCGGACCAAGTTTTAGCTGATGTTGAAA ATATCCCTCGCTGGTCGTACGTATCTCGCTCATCGCAATCAGCTGAAAGAAGCGCCGAAGGAGGACAGTCGGCGGAAGTGCGTGTTCACGACACGAAGCGAGCGCCGAGGATCTAA
- the LOC119769631 gene encoding uncharacterized protein LOC119769631 isoform X3 yields the protein MSDSKMPFNIEPFIPGTVPFSQFLEQLEWVFAHHKVTEDKDKMTSFMAACNREVYKEIKRLFPSKDLKQLTFKEITDALLKRYDKQVAGFIQRFQFYNRKQGLYESAEDFILDVKQHAELCDFGAFKDVAIRDRLICGMADSVLQENMFDEDDLSLARVEKLIMNREANNARKKLISGESRRASVLNRLGRRDGAAPDNRNRSRSRGRDLRGRSRSRSGRDWLDVFFPGWRNTFGDTCQVNQLATAADQVLADVENIPRWSYVSRSSQSAERSAEGGQSAEVRVHDTKRAPRI from the exons aTGTCAGACTCCAAGATGCCTTTCAACATCGAGCCTTTCATCCCGGGCACGGTTCCATTCTCGCAGTTCCTGGAACAATTGGAATGGGTGTTTGCGCATCACAAAGTGACAGAAGACAAGGACAAGATGACGTCGTTCATGGCAGCATGCAATCGTGAGGTTTACAAGGAAATAAAACGTTTGTTTCCAAGTAAGGACCTCAAACAGCTTACGTTCAAAGAAATCACCGACGCCTTGTTGAAGCGCTACGATAAGCAGGTTGCCGGTTTTATCCAGCGGTTCCAATTTTACAACCGCAAGCAAGGGCTGTACGAATCGGCGGAAGATTTTATTCTGGATGTCAAACAGCACGCGGAGCTGTGCGATTTTGGTGCTTTTAAGGACGTTGCGATCCGCGACAGGCTGATCTGTGGGATGGCTGACTCCGTGTTGCAGGAGAACATGTTTGACGAGGACGATTTGTCTCTTGCCCGAGTCGAGAAGTTAATTATGAACCGTGAAGCCAACAACGCGAGGAAGAAGCTGATTTCTGGTGAATCGAGGCGCGCAAGTGTGTTGAATCGACTGGGTCGACGTGATGGTGCCGCCCCGGATAACAGGAATCGATCTCGCAGCAGAGGACGCGATCTGCGGGgacggagtcggagtcgttctG GTCGTGATTGGTTGGACGTTTTCTTCCCTGGATGGCGCAACACGTTTGGAGATACCTGCCAGGTGAATCAACTAGCGACTGCGGCGGACCAAGTTTTAGCTGATGTTGAAA ATATCCCTCGCTGGTCGTACGTATCTCGCTCATCGCAATCAGCTGAAAGAAGCGCCGAAGGAGGACAGTCGGCGGAAGTGCGTGTTCACGACACGAAGCGAGCGCCGAGGATCTAA
- the LOC119769631 gene encoding uncharacterized protein LOC119769631 isoform X2: MPFNIEPFIPGTVPFSQFLEQLEWVFAHHKVTEDKDKMTSFMAACNREVYKEIKRLFPSKDLKQLTFKEITDALLKRYDKQVAGFIQRFQFYNRKQGLYESAEDFILDVKQHAELCDFGAFKDVAIRDRLICGMADSVLQENMFDEDDLSLARVEKLIMNREANNARKKLISGESRRASVLNRLGRRDGAAPDNRNRSRSRGRDLRGRSRSRSGSFDRRKREASKKKFFCTFCRRNGHSRSYCYDLPKNKKHVKFVDEQPAAKQQSASQQKQSRDKFNRSFTDDECDMQCLSIASVNKVNEPCFRKVVVAGLLLSMEVDCGAAVSVVCWSTYKQMFNHIPLEKCNKKLAVINGSSLKVEGQFSVLVELNGKRQTVSLIVLRSFNEFVPLLGRDWLDVFFPGWRNTFGDTCQVNQLATAADQVLADVENIPRWSYVSRSSQSAERSAEGGQSAEVRVHDTKRAPRI, from the exons ATGCCTTTCAACATCGAGCCTTTCATCCCGGGCACGGTTCCATTCTCGCAGTTCCTGGAACAATTGGAATGGGTGTTTGCGCATCACAAAGTGACAGAAGACAAGGACAAGATGACGTCGTTCATGGCAGCATGCAATCGTGAGGTTTACAAGGAAATAAAACGTTTGTTTCCAAGTAAGGACCTCAAACAGCTTACGTTCAAAGAAATCACCGACGCCTTGTTGAAGCGCTACGATAAGCAGGTTGCCGGTTTTATCCAGCGGTTCCAATTTTACAACCGCAAGCAAGGGCTGTACGAATCGGCGGAAGATTTTATTCTGGATGTCAAACAGCACGCGGAGCTGTGCGATTTTGGTGCTTTTAAGGACGTTGCGATCCGCGACAGGCTGATCTGTGGGATGGCTGACTCCGTGTTGCAGGAGAACATGTTTGACGAGGACGATTTGTCTCTTGCCCGAGTCGAGAAGTTAATTATGAACCGTGAAGCCAACAACGCGAGGAAGAAGCTGATTTCTGGTGAATCGAGGCGCGCAAGTGTGTTGAATCGACTGGGTCGACGTGATGGTGCCGCCCCGGATAACAGGAATCGATCTCGCAGCAGAGGACGCGATCTGCGGGgacggagtcggagtcgttctGGTTCGTTTGACCGCAGAAAGCGTGAAGCatctaagaaaaagtttttctgTACGTTTTGCCGTCGTAATGGCCACTCCAGATCTTACTGCTACGATTTGCCCAAGAACAAGAAGCATGTGAAGTTTGTTGATGAGCAGCCAGCAGCGAAGCAGCAGTCGGCTAGTCAACAAAAACAATCGCGCGACAAGTTTAACCGGTCGTTTACTGATGATGAGTGCGACATGCAGTGTTTAAGCATCGCATCGGTAAACAAAGTCAACGAGCCGTGTTTTAGAAAGGTTGTTGTTGCAGGATTGTTGTTGTCGATGGAGGTTGACTGTGGTGCGGCTGTCTCGGTGGTTTGCTGGTCTACTTACAAGCAGATGTTTAACCACATTCCGTTAGAGAAGTGTAATAAGAAGCTCGCGGTTATCAACGGCAGTAGTTTGAAGGTCGAGGGGCAGTTTTCTGTCCTGGTGGAATTAAACGGCAAACGACAGACAGTTTCTCTGATTGTTTTGAGAAGTTTCAACGAGTTTGTACCTCTGTTAGGTCGTGATTGGTTGGACGTTTTCTTCCCTGGATGGCGCAACACGTTTGGAGATACCTGCCAGGTGAATCAACTAGCGACTGCGGCGGACCAAGTTTTAGCTGATGTTGAAA ATATCCCTCGCTGGTCGTACGTATCTCGCTCATCGCAATCAGCTGAAAGAAGCGCCGAAGGAGGACAGTCGGCGGAAGTGCGTGTTCACGACACGAAGCGAGCGCCGAGGATCTAA